The following are from one region of the Plodia interpunctella isolate USDA-ARS_2022_Savannah chromosome 23, ilPloInte3.2, whole genome shotgun sequence genome:
- the LOC128680101 gene encoding carbonyl reductase [NADPH] 3-like, translated as MSRVAVVTGANKGLGLAIVKGLCERFDGVVYLTSRDEKRGRNACEELNQLGLRPLFHQLDVTDEASITKFRDFVKEKHVGINIIVNNAGILFLKDANEPKLYQAEQTILVNFTSLVNFTEAMLPLLKDGGKIVNISSSSGHLSRIPSKEIRRRVRSPELSLEALKSSIQEYLEAVRKNKEIEEGWGDSPYVVSKVAVNAYTFLLQRKLEARGIFVNCVHPGYVKSDMTRGSGDVSPARAAEHPLRLALQVSSGGLYVWRDGAPVPWDGPDPRGYKDGKDVPQ; from the exons ATGTCCCGAGTAGCCGTAGTCACTGGGGCTAATAAAGGCCTAGGTCTAGCCATCGTGAAAGGTCTCTGTGAAAGATTCGATGGAGTTGTGTATCTGACGTCCAGGGACGAGAAGAGAGGCCGAAATGCCTGTGAAGAATTGAATCAACTCGGACTGAGACCCCTGTTCCACCAGCTAGATGTCACAGATGAAGCAAGTATTACCAAATTTCGGgattttgtaaaagaaaagCATGTAGGAATTAATATTATCGTCAACAATGcgggaatattatttttaaaagatgcGAACGAGCCGAAATTATACCAAGCTGAGCAGACCATTCTTGTTAATTTTACGTCATTGGTGAATTTTACTGAAGCAATGTTACCATTGTTGAAAGATGGCGGGAAAATCGTTAACATTTCGAGTTCATCTGGGCATTTATCGAGGATACCTTCTAAAGAGATTCGTAGGAGGGTCAGGTCACCGGAGTTGTCGTTGGAAGCTTTGAAGAGTTCGATACAAGAATATTTGGAAGCTGTGAGGAAAAATAAAGAGATAGAGGAGGGCTGGGGTGATTCGCCTTATGTGGTGTCCAAAGTTGCGGTCAACGCGTACACATTTCTGCTACAGCGCAAACTGGAAGCGCGAG GCATCTTCGTAAACTGCGTGCATCCCGGTTACGTGAAGTCAGATATGACGCGGGGCTCCGGCGACGTGTCCCCGGCGCGGGCGGCGGAGCACCCGCTGCGGCTGGCGCTGCAGGTCTCCTCTGGCGGCCTCTATGTGTGGCGAGACGGGGCCCCAGTCCCGTGGGATGGCCCCGACCCCAGGGGGTATAAAGACGGGAAGGATGTACCCCAATAA